The genomic DNA AGTAACTGTTTCAGTGTCTTTTTCTGCATTGCGTTTAAAACTTTGTAAAATTCTGCTGATTTTATTAGTGGACTAGTATAGCTGAAAAGTAGTCCACTCACGTACTAATATTTCTGCATTTTACCGGATTACCGGGTATCGATAATTTCGTTGTACTTTCGCCTACAGAAATATTAGCGGCCATCCACCCACTTTGCAAGAGCGTTGCAACCGCCGCATCTTGTAGACATAACCCATCCCGGGTCACTGTTGTCGAGGATAACTCCTTCGCTATCTACAACCTCGATCTTTACCCGGTTTATAATATAGCGACTCTTGTCTTTACACGACTCTTCATGATCTGCTTTGTATGGCACTACGTCCACCCCCTCTCTTTCTTAATCGCGGTCCACGCAACGTTGAGTCTCTTGGCCATGGCGTCGTTCTGTGTGCCGGTGTCCGGGTGGTATATCTTCATCAGGTCCCTGTACCTCTGTTTAAAGGCTTCCTCCGTGGCGTCGCGCCCGAGGCCGAAAAGCTCGTAAGGCGATATCGGCACCGGCTCCGGGGGCGGGATAACGTGGAAGTAAGACTGGTGCGGAGGCAGCTGCCGGGGCTCGGCGCCCTGGCGGTTAAAGAACTTGTCGGCGGCCTCTATGATCTGCGGCGCGTTCTTAGTAATGGTATCGACCATCTCCGTTAGTATGCGCAGGCCGTCGCTAAAGCCGTCAATCTTTGTTTTCTGTGTCTTCTTCTTCGTCATGGCCGAGTAACCTGCCTATCGAGCGTAAGAACTGCTTACCTGTAGATATTATCCCAGACCTCTCTACATTGTCCAGCAGGTCCGCGGCGCGATCCGCCAGGTTGGCCATCTCTTCCTTTTCGGGTGTTTTGTCATTCTCCTGCATATTTCACCTCATCCACGGCCATACAAACCGTATCTCTCCAGTTTCAGACAACTCGAAATACTTCACCACTTTGAAGCGGAGGAGTATCATGCCGAGTTTCAGTTTGGCGATGTTCGCGTCGTTAATCATAATTCATATACCTTTAGCCGTCGCCGTCGCCGTCGCCGTCGCCGGAGCCGTCGCCGGAGCCGGAGCCGGAGCCGGAGCCGTAGCCGTCGCCGTAGCCGTAGCCGTAGCCGTAGCCGTAGCCGTAGCCGTCGCCGTAGCCGGAGCCGTAGCCGTCGCCGTAGCCGTAGCCGTAGCCGTAGCCGTCGCCGTAGCCGGAGCCGTAGCCGTCGCCGTCGCCGTAGCCGTCGCCGGAGCCGGAGCCGTAGCCGGAGCCGGAGCCGTAGCCGTTCATCTTTGCCATACCGGCACCTCTGATATTGATTGACGTGCTTTTTCCGTACATGGCAGTATTTCGCACCACCCTGCTATCTCTATAGATGGCACGACGCAGGGGAATTTGCAGTTTTGTGGGGCCTTAACTCCTTCTGCCGCTAATTGTGATAACGAAGCCGCTCCGTCCCAGTACCATAACCTTCGGCTATTGAGTAGTTCGACTGCGTGATCCGTTTTGCTTTTAAGATAGCCTGCATGGCAGCCTGCACCTGTAGACCTGACTATGACGTATGGCAGCCCTTCGACGCTATACACTAGTTTTTCCGCGCCTCGTCTTACGTATTCCTGGCCGTTGATAACAATAGTGTCATCCATACTTGTAGCCTCCCCTTTTTAAATTTGTCGTTTCATATACCTAAAGGTATATTGACAAA from Dehalococcoidales bacterium includes the following:
- a CDS encoding J domain-containing protein, yielding MTKKKTQKTKIDGFSDGLRILTEMVDTITKNAPQIIEAADKFFNRQGAEPRQLPPHQSYFHVIPPPEPVPISPYELFGLGRDATEEAFKQRYRDLMKIYHPDTGTQNDAMAKRLNVAWTAIKKERGWT